Proteins encoded within one genomic window of Rhododendron vialii isolate Sample 1 chromosome 1a, ASM3025357v1:
- the LOC131316109 gene encoding probable LRR receptor-like serine/threonine-protein kinase At3g47570 encodes MAVLKPFFLFTYVVFLLSLHSGSSLVACFVQGGNETDRLALLAFKAAITSDPFGALDSWNETIHFCHWIGLTCGRRHQRVIVLRLEHQELTGFVSPHVGNLSFLKELWLGNNSLSHKIPPEIGRLRRLQILTMVNNSISGEIPSSISGCSNLVALELSGNRLAGKIPVVLGSLTKLKTLLIARNNITGDLPSTLGNLSSLTNLAAYFNSITGNIPDTLGGCKKLEVLRIGVNKLVGTFPFSIYNISSMRHLVVPYNQIEGSLPSDLGITLPNLKRLGLSNNLFTGYIPISVCNATNLYDLVLGTNRFKGKVPPLEKLCDLELFQLEHNHLGTGEVDDLSFLNSLTNATKLRILSLSDNKLGGVLPESISNFSAHLRKLALNGNNIGGSIPTGIGNLINLQLLFMSHNHLSSNIPADIGKLQRLQYLYLHGNNFYGEIPSSLANLTSLNQLILSQNNLQSSIPSSLGKCQLLQVLYLDHNNLSGIIPKEVIIISSLLYLDISSNNLAGNIPVEVGNLKNLEEFSASENTLSGGIPSTLGSCVKLRFLYLDGNKLWGNLPATLANLRGLDQLNLSHNNFSGQIPEYLDGFIFLNTLDLSFNDFEGAVPERGVFKNATAISVGGNNKLCGGIVELQQRSCNSKKGRRKRFSLIGKLILSVSFGLLGLFLTLGVLYLCWSRKTTKVPPFRILGNSFPQLSYQTLLRVTDGFSPANLIGVGSFGSVYKGILDQSGKVVAVKVLNLQFRGASKSFIAECKAMRSIKHRNLVRILTACSSIDYQGNDFKALVYEFMINGSLEERLHPNGNGVGVHEEERSLNLLQRLHIAIDVASALDYLHHHCWDPIVHCDLKPSNILLDNEMIARVADFGLARFLLNATYESSANQSSSIDIRGSVGYAAPEYGMGNEASTSGDVYSYGILLLEMFTGKRPTDDMFTDSLTLHQFAKMAPLESVESIFDPTLIPQGQIGEASTSISSVRNQSSLKNHKIHECLISLLQVGIACSEEQATDRPDINVVVTDLHKIKNILLGSGVHGG; translated from the exons ATGGCAGTGTTAAAGCCATTCTTCCTTTTCACATACGTCGTTTTTCTGTTGTCCTTGCATTCTGGCTCTTCTCTTGTGGCCTGCTTTGTGCAAGGGGGGAATGAGACCGATCGTCTAGCCTTGCTTGCGTTCAAGGCCGCAATAACGAGTGATCCCTTTGGAGCACTGGACTCGTGGAATGAAACCATTCACTTTTGTCACTGGATTGGCTTGACATGTGGCCGCCGACACCAGAGGGTTATCGTGTTGAGGCTTGAACATCAGGAGCTCACTGGGTTTGTTTCACCTCATGTTGGGAATTTGAGCTTTCTCAAGGAACTATGGCTGGGTAACAATAGCTTGAGTCATAAAATTCCACCAGAAATTGGCCGCTTGCGAAGACTACAAATATTGACAATGGTCAATAATTCAATTTCTGGTGAAATTCCGTCCAGTATATCCGGTTGCTCTAACCTTGTTGCCCTTGAACTCTCAGGTAATAGGCTGGCAGGGAAAATTCCTGTGGTGCTCGGTTCTTTAACTAAGCTCAAGACACTGCTGATCGCAAGAAATAACATAACAGGAGATCTGCCTTCTACTCTTGGGAATCTATCATCTCTTACGAACCTTGCTGCTTATTTCAATAGTATTACCGGGAATATACCAGATACTCTTGGTGGATGCAAAAAATTGGAAGTTCTTAGAATAGGAGTGAACAAGTTGGTCGGTACCTTTCCTTTCTCAATCTATAATATCTCTTCTATGAGACACTTAGTAGTACCATATAACCAAATTGAAGGCAGCCTTCCTTCTGACCTAGGAATCACTCTTCCAAATCTTAAACGCCTAGGTCTCAGCAACAACTTGTTTACTGGTTATATACCTATTTCAGTATGCAATGCCACCAACCTATATGACCTTGTTTTGGGAACAAATAGATTTAAAGGAAAAGTCCCTCCTTTAGAAAAGTTGTGTGATCTTGAGTTGTTTCAGTTAGAACATAATCATCTAGGAACAGGGGAAGTGGATGACTTGAGCTTTCTAAACTCATTGACAAATGCTACCAAGTTGCGCATTCTGTCACTGAGCGACAATAAACTTGGAGGTGTGTTGCCTGAATCAATTAGCAACTTTTCCGCTCACCTTCGTAAACTAGCTTTGAATGGAAATAACATAGGTGGGAGCATCCCAACCGGGATAGGGAATCTTATCAATTTGCAGCTTCTTTTCATGTCCCACAACCATTTAAGCAGCAACATTCCTGCTGATATTGGGAAGCTTCAAAGGCTACAGTATTTGTATCTCCATGGTAACAATTTCTATGGGGAGATCCCATCATCTCTTGCAAATTTAACTTCTTTAAATCAACTTATTTTGTCTCAAAATAATCTCCAAAGCAGCATCCCTTCAAGTCTTGGGAAATGTCAATTATTGCAGGTACTATATCTTGATCATAATAACCTTAGTGGTATCATACCCAAAGAAGTTATCATTATCTCATCGTTGTTGTATCTAGATATATCTTCCAACAATTTGGCTGGTAACATTCCAGTAGAAGtaggaaatttaaaaaatctagAAGAATTTAGTGCTTCTGAGAACACACTGTcaggaggaattccaagcactCTCGGTAGTTGTGTAAAACTAAGATTCTTATACCTTGATGGCAACAAATTATGGGGAAACCTTCCGGCAACCTTAGCTAATTTGAGAGGTTTGGACCAATTAAATCTTTCTCACAACAATTTCTCAGGACAAATCCCAGAGTACTTGGATGGCTTCATCTTTTTAAACACATTAGACTTGTCATTCAATGATTTTGAGGGCGCAGTACCAGAAAGAGGTGTATTTAAGAATGCAACTGCCATTTCTGTTGGAGGAAACAACAAGCTCTGTGGGGGCATAGTTGAATTGCAGCAGCGCAGTTGCAACTCTAAAAAGGGTAGAAGGAAACGATTCTCTCTAATTGGGAAATTAATACTCTCGGTATCATTTGGGCTTCTAGGACTATTTTTGACGTTGGGTGTTCTTTATCTTTGTTGGTCTAGGAAGACAACAAAAGTACCCCCCTTCCGGATTTTAGGAAATTCGTTTCCGCAATTGTCCTACCAAACTCTGCTTAGAGTTACTGATGGGTTCTCTCCAGCCAACTTAATTGGAGtgggtagttttggttcagtttatAAAGGAATTCTCGATCAAAGTGGAAAAGTTGTAGCCGTGAAGGTTCTAAACCTTCAATTCCGTGGTGCCTCAAAGAGTTTCATAGCCGAGTGTAAAGCCATGAGGAGCATCAAACATCGGAATCTTGTAAGGATTCTTACAGCATGTTCGAGTATTGACTATCAAGGTAATGATTTCAAAGCTCTGGTTTATGAGTTCATGATCAATGGGAGCCTAGAGGAGCGGTTGCATCCAAATGGGAATGGAGTTGGCGTGCATGAGGAGGAAAGGAGTTTGAACCTGCTACAAAGGCTTCATATTGCAATCGATGTTGCTTCTGCTCTTGATTATCTTCACCATCATTGTTGGGATCCTATAGTTCACTGTGACTTGAAGCCGAGCAATATTCTTCTGGACAATGAAATGATTGCACGTGTAGCTGATTTTGGTTTAGCAAGATTCCTTCTCAATGCCACCTATGAGTCTTCTGCAAATCAATCAAGCTCCATTGACATAAGAGGGTCTGTTGGTTATGCCGCTCCAG AGTACGGCATGGGAAATGAGGCCTCAACATCTGGCGATGTGTATAGCTATGGCATACTCTTGTTGGAGATGTTCACCGGGAAGAGACCTACAGATGACATGTTTACCGATAGTCTGACACTCCACCAATTTGCTAAGATGGCTCCACTCGAATCAGTGGAGAGCATTTTCGACCCAACATTGATTCCGCAAGGACAAATTGGTGAGGCAAGCACTAGTATCAGCAGCGTTCGGAATCAGAGCTCTCTCAAGAATCACAAAATTCACGAGTGCTTGATTTCACTACTTCAAGTTGGAATCGCTTGTTCAGAGGAACAAGCAACAGATCGACCGGACATCAATGTGGTTGTCACTGATTTGCATAAGATCAAGAACATTCTTCTTGGAAGTGGAGTACATGGAGGTTGA